From one Onychomys torridus chromosome 12, mOncTor1.1, whole genome shotgun sequence genomic stretch:
- the Olig1 gene encoding oligodendrocyte transcription factor 1 produces MYYAVSQARVNAAPATMLRPQRPGDLQLGTSLYELVAYRQPPISSSSSSSTSSSSSTASLLPKAVREKPEAPHSEPLGTAPESRGSRADAKEEQQQQQLRRKINSRERKRMQDLNLAMDALREVILPYSAAHCQGAPGRKLSKIATLLLARNYILLLGSSLQELRRALGEGAGPAAPRLLLAGLPLLAAAPGSVLLAPGAVGPPETLRPTKYLSLALDEPPCGQFALPTGGAGGPGLCSCAVCKFPHLVPAGLGLAAVQAQFSK; encoded by the coding sequence ATGTACTATGCGGTTTCTCAGGCGCGTGTGAACGCGGCTCCCGCGACCATGCTGCGGCCACAGCGGCCCGGAGACCTGCAGCTTGGGACCTCGCTCTACGAGCTGGTGGCTTACAGACAGCCGCCCATTTCgtcgtcctcctcttcctccacatcctcctcctcttccaccgcGTCCCTCCTCCCCAAGGCTGTGCGCGAGAAGCCAGAAGCGCCCCACTCTGAACCGCTGGGAACCGCGCCGGAGTCCCGGGGCTCCCGGGCCGACGCCaaagaggagcagcagcagcagcagctgcggCGCAAGATCAACAGCCGCGAGCGGAAGCGCATGCAGGATCTGAACTTGGCCATGGACGCACTGCGCGAAGTCATCCTGCCCTACTCGGCGGCGCACTGCCAGGGCGCGCCCGGCCGCAAGCTCTCCAAGATCGCCACGCTGCTGCTCGCCCGCAACTACATCCTGCTGCTGGGGAGCTCGCTGCAGGAGCTGCGCCGCGCGCTCGGCGAGGGTGCGGGGCCCGCAGCTCCGCGCCTGCTCCTGGCCGGCCTGCCTCTGCTGGCCGCCGCGCCCGGCTCTGTGCTGCTGGCACCCGGCGCCGTGGGGCCCCCCGAAACGCTGCGCCCCACCAAGTACCTGTCACTAGCGCTCGACGAGCCACCGTGCGGCCAGTTCGCTCTCCCCACTGGTGGCGCAGGTGGTCCCGGCCTCTGCTCCTGTGCCGTGTGCAAGTTCCCGCATCTGGTCCCCGCTGGCCTGGGCCTGGCAGCGGTGCAAGCTCAGTTCTCCAAGTAA